In Lytechinus variegatus isolate NC3 chromosome 13, Lvar_3.0, whole genome shotgun sequence, the DNA window gaaccttcaccaatatttttttactatatcttccggctatttttacaacaaagttttcttcagggtgaacttcccctttaatcacgGTAAATAAAGTGTTATGAAAGATATTTCATATAGGGCCTACTGTACCAATtgagtcagaaaaaaacttttcaCAGGTGAAACATTGTTTTCAGActtcaacttttaagaaaaaaaaaaacaaacactgGAACTCAAAAGGGCTCAAAAGGCATATATGTGTCCTGCCATCTTCTCCAGAATGATTTAGTATATGCCCGCTATATGTAATTTCTTTGATGAGTCTGAATTGAAAAAGTGGaggtaaaaaacaaacataaaaaaagaaaaaagaaaaaaaaggaccCTAATTCTCAAGGTGTACGTGTAGCTTAGCCCAATCGTCCCCCAACGTGCCTCAAATCACCCTGACATGAACATTGTAGATGTATGGCCATCACCCTCATTGTCTCTTCCCTCCCACATTTCGAAAACTCATTCCCATTGTAAAACTCTATGCCCCCCGccgcccctccccccttcctCGTCAATTTTTTCGATGGcaaaagcggggggggggggggggcgggatcGATCGGAGCGGGGGcaaaattaaaagcaaaatatcaCACACGTGGGTTCCCTGTTGTTCTCATTATCTCAAGATGGCAGCCTCCACGTCCATGAACGTTGCTGTCGGATCGCATTTACAAGCTcgatttttcacaaaacagaagAGGTAACGTTTAAAAAAGTTCagtattatatttttgtaagattcTAGGGTCTAATTAATCATGTAATTATTGTAAGAGCACTTCTCTTAGTACTCGGGCCTAGTAGTATACTTGCAccttttaatttgctttggTCCCATGTGTTGAAATTTGTGTTGGATTTTTCTACAAAGTTTGCACTTTGCAGtttcttttatttaatgaatttacatTTTTACCATGTTAGTCTCTATTATCACTCATATCcatggtaaaataaaaaaattcgaaaaatataatcttttgccaacaagaataaaaaaagaagatatatgGCCCAGCCaggtttggggaaaaaagacaaagaaagtgAAAAAGTCAAAGACAAATGAGTCACAGATTGGTGGTATGTCAACAGTAGAGGcacctagtcttgaggacgcaatgatgatgatttttttttagatgtcatatatacttcatcattgacgtcttgacactctctccatagactcttcagcgaacgaccaaaacaaagatggatcccccaaaaaatccatctttttaaaccgaaatcaagaaaattcatttacttttattaattcttacaccttcctacgcctaatgcgtaggaaggttttaaatattactttcaaaaatgtaaaaaaatgaagatttcttacctaactgatgccgcgtagacccctcgttccacatgtaaacaacggaaatacaatagcgtcgacccttgaaccgcttatgtatgacgtacttccggaaagcaatgccggcttaacgaacaatttagagataaaaaatcttatttaacaaatatcaaaatttattttgtgatcataaataattcatattaatatatataaattatttatgatcacaaaataaattttaatatttgttaaataagatttttatctctaaattgttcgttaagccggcattgctttccggaagtacgtcatacataagcggttcaagggtcgacgctattgtatttccgttgtttacatgtggaacgaggggtctacgcggcatcagttaggtaagaaatcttcatttttttacatttttgaaagtaatatttaaaaccttcctatgcattaggcgtaggaaggtgtaagaattaataaaagtaaatgaattttcttgatttcggtttaaaaagatggattttttgggggaatccatctttgttttggtcgttcgctgaagagtctatggagagagtgtcaagacgtcaatgatgaagtatatatgacatctaaaaaaaaatcatcatcattgcgtcctcaagactaagaGGCACcggcgctggtccaaaaattgggattgtccctgAAAACAaagatatcctcataaaccaggacaaatcatgtcttgataaattgagatcgtcctttttgtttataattatggGGAcagttttttttcacttccgCGGGATATAGACAGCAATTACGAGATTGAGAGTGCTAAAGTAGATTCGGTGACCTCCATTCCCCCAGTTCACTGTCTAATTTTCATGACTTGCCGTCTTCCGATAgtcttgttatgaaacctgatatgtttacacTGACTCGCGCACTCAATGGATGTCGGCACTTGACATGTGAATGTACTTTCATATTTCTTGTGAGgggaaatttttgaaaactgagacagtccctgtaaactgggacaatcccaattttctgaccagcacCTCTACTGGTCAATTGTCATAACTTCGTCAAATCTTGACTCGGTACTGTTTTCTTGTTACTCTTACACCGACTTGCAACAGAGATTTGATTTGTAACAGATCTagtgaaaataaagtcaaacatTATTTATCCACAATTCTCCGCACTCTCTCAATGCAGAAGAAACATCTCTGCAATGCATGTTCAGGCGAAGACCTGAGCCAGGATGAATTGTAACAATCGTAAAAGAAGGAGATAGAGgaaaatatgtgtgtgtgtgtatttgagttttgtcagacgtgtatcaatcaggtatgattatttacgtctgggagcgacctttaacgtcaccatccgaaagacgtgatcagggcccaaacctctgcatcaatttgtaacttccccacagcttggattacaggcgcacgccacaacgcccagttgaaAACAATAGGGAAATAGGGAAAACAAGGAAGGTGAACAaaatgtttaaagaaaaaaagaaaatttaccaAGATCAAATAAAACTTAGCAACGTGCTCTCAATGTTAGACTTCTTGAATAAGACCTTGAGGCTTGAGCACTTCAAGGCAAGCATTGATAGATTgcatcattatgattatcagaaagaaataattttttattttcatctgtcTTACAGATTTCTTGTCAGCAACACACCTTTCTCAGTTCCAGCCAGTGTTGGTGTGGCTGAATTAAGTTCGCTCATCAATAAACTTCTCAATGAAGGTAAGaagtattttgaaatgaatatagtaGACTTCTGAATTGTTTGTGATTTAGATCTTTAATGGAAGATCAAATGGAATTTTTGATTAATTGTACTGAAAATTCAAGAGTACTTACATAATTGGAGACCGGATGATATTACTACAAAATGGCACTATTGCATCAACATTACCTCAGTTCTCAAATTGCAAGACCAAACTCTACGATTTAAGCTTTCGTGCCAAAATTAaatttcgttcttttttttcttcatttaataataagatttatgattttttatgtCCTTTAGATAAAGCAGAGGAAGACATTGAAAATGTCgaatttgattttctcattGATGGCGAGTTTCTTCGAGTCACCCTTGCCGCTCATCTGGAAGTCAAGCAGATATCGACAGAGACCGTCGTCGATATCGAGTATGTTGTGAAACAGACGGCCCCTGAGCCCGTGGGAAGTATACTTCACGATGACTGGGTGAGCTGTATTCACAGTTTTGGAGAAAGGTGAGATGGGGAGGCGATACAACTTGTTCAGGGagttattttacaaaaaaaatagtttgattGAATTCAACTACAAATGTGAGGGGGAGGGATGGTGGtgactttttatttttgaagaCAAACATGAGAGCCTTGTaagagaatttttaaaaagtttacccacattttgatttatgaactagactaGGGTGGGAAAAGGCTACCTTGTGtgatttattattcttattctcAAATGAATGAGttaatcacattttcattttgattgcttgatttcttgtttctttttttatttcttttatttcgttttatttataTAGGGTAGCTTCATCGGTAGTCATGTACTGTTTTCCAGGGGGCCCTGTAAACAAATGTTTACAAtataacaaacaaataaattacataaaatGGTAATAACAAACAGAActttcaaaataatcataagTGAATACATGGAAAAAAGATGATGGTACATGAGTACAATGTAGGGAAGTAACATTAATTCATCTAGATTTCAATCAGTATTAcaatacaggaaaaaaaaactcccccacccctccccctacatttcaattatttaaattCAGGTAAATCAATGTGATTGCTACTCAATATATGAAAATTTACCTGTGGAAACAAACATAAGCAAATCATCAattattttctatgaaattaACAGAGAaactcataattatttcattatttctccaGAATTCTCACTGGTTGCTATGACAATGGTGTCAGACTGTGGGGAAGAAACGGTGACAACATAGCGACACTTCAGTATCACACAGACCCTGTTAAATGTGTTCGGTGGATCAAATCTGGTAATGTAGCATTACTAAAGAAATACAATGAAGGAAaagtaccgtaagtaacggtgtattaaccgcacctttttctcggcgggatagaagcaaaagtcgggggtgcggtttatacacggtgacgggtctgagccagcccgccgtaacccctcccgtacatgtacgatgtctgccagttcacaacacatcgagtggccgggcgtagccgcccaggcaatgtcgtttagaggggtatgagccgcgggtaatgggaagcgaatTATGCtcttaattaaatgttgtccacaacaaacgcacccaccttcatgacactaattttgactttattctcgattcaaagtagtgaagttccctggctaatttgaaagaaacgccaagcatactcggggTAATATTTTGTGAGCAAGAGTTGaatgagcttagagattgcgttgtaatgtggttatagtgcgacttaagctggcgctattcaaagtcccgtttcgtgccagcttgtttttttttccttcctgtttgcttttcataagataccatgtaaaccacgcacaaGAGAGAGAcagcacgaagccgtaaaaaacagctggaaaaaatacaatttctctgtttcttgaaccttcctataattccgtatccaaaattcatgctaagacatcaaatttctgaaagtgattgtgaggttacaatgcaagaaatgtgaatgtttgttcctcctacgctgggaaagacagatcataatttgataagatgtactggcatgactggtactgtatcgtagtttgcaatgtaatggcagtgctgtgtgtgtgtacactgtgtgactgtgaggtgagtgtgtaaattgccaatattgtcggcatcgttctttctttctaacatttgtagatgaattgatcaagaacagcagattccgcgtaccggtaatctctttggatactttgaattttaaaaacttagattttgtttctttgtacttcaaatatgcatgtaaatgtgagaagaatttttttttttttttagtccaaagttgggggtgcggttaatacacgggtgcggttaatacaccgttacttacggtagaCTTAATTATgtatgataggtcatttgtaaTTTGGAGTTGACATGCTGAGATAATGAAATACCATGGTTCTGACTCGTTGCTTTGATCAGTAGATCTTGGGTTCCAATCCCAGTCATGGTTTTGTCTTCCTTCAGCAAGGTATTCATCCACATTGCGtcgcactcaacccaggtgaggtgaaaaGATGATAGCCGGTATTCCAAGGtggggtttaaagttgtggtttaaagagaaatgccaggagttgcagtaaacactgatttcatgtaaaagtctgtaaaaccaggcttaattgtcagaatatcatcgaggatctagatctggtacagctacataaactgaactttgtgaaatcttgaaatctacgctgaaaaatgttcacactgaagatcaccaacacagataggcacacgtgggacaatgtatttaatattgctggaataaagacccgacggaagtgaccgaatcggcgcttattttgcttatttctcagtaattacaaaatttcttccagaatcctttggcaaatattttttattcatacaaacagacacttgggtggtcattatattacattctgtcaaaagtcattttgagatcgttaccaaaacttgaatttatctttaagtataGATATCCAActattacataaatcactaacagtagagatatcatacatgtatttaggcTCATGTGGCTCTCAAATCATCTATAATTGTCTAGAAAGTAAAAATAGATGATTGCcctcaccatcgatgaatcagaaaagagcacagtaaacataagacaCATAcgacttaataaaaatttcgagatgtttggcttcccataattcaagcacagagttagaccatggtctaagttaaacctgacttcagaataagggccatTGAGTTCTGAAAATGCCAGCTGGATTCAAATCCATGGTGGCAAAAATAATTGTGTGTGTTGGAATGGAATTTTTCTATATTGACAGAGCTATTGGGATGATGAAAATACTAGGCATTTGTTTGacccatctatctagaaataaacTATTCAGAGGCACACTATtgggcaatttcataaaataacctttttgtatgtccgacccccatttttctcatgtcttgcttcacttcataaactgaccaagtagtggtcctttgagaacattatagactgtcaaaagaacaagaaatcaaaaacagaaaatttcatgaaggtcccacatataggggtcgggtgtacatattttatggaattgccctattATCATCCAGGCTTGTTTGGTTATCATCACTGTTCTTGTTCTcgtttgtgtttttttcctaTTTCTACTCTTGCtctaatttgtaaacaaattttcggcattactcctatgtattaagatcacatgctcgatctttaatgaaaatcataagtcagaaaaaaattggaaccagtgggatttgaacctgccatctactgctttccgggcagcgacttaaccaccaggctattctggttcacagCTAAATCTTGATGacctggaattcaaatacccttgatcctcttctttctgactcattaatatgcaaatgcagtCCGCCATGGActatagatagtaaataaagaggctttaattGGAggaattataatttgtaaacaaatattcTGCATTACTCCTATGTACTAAGATCGCATGCTTGATCTttaagtcgctgcccggaaagcagtagatggcaggttcgaatcccactggttccaattttttctgacttatgattttaattaaagatcgagcatgcgatcttaataCATAGGAGTAGTGCcgaaatttgtttacaaattataatttcctcctattaaagcctctttatttactactCTTGCTCTCTTTGTCATCACTATCAGGTGACCCTGTAAGTTTGCTGGTGAGCGGGTCACATGACCAGACTCTAATCATTTGGGAGTGGAATGAGAGTGAAAGAAAGAGTAAACCACTCCACGTATGCAAGGGCCACGCTAAAAGTGTAGACACGGTTGATGTCGACCAGTCACAGACAAGAGTGagtgattatttcattttcaaattgtgtGAAGCTTTGGATTTTTTGTGTGCAGAAGTTGTACCTAAGAAATTTGGGGGCTTTTCCGTAATTTTGGAATCCATTCTTTTGTTTCatggaatgaatatacaatatttctaaaAGCTACAACAGTTAGGAATGAGAGTTTTTGCCAAGGCAGGTCATGTAGGGTAATTTGTGTCTCCGATATTATTAATTTAGTTATTTTAATGTGCGAAGCTAAGGTGGtatcatgtgttttttttttttgggggggggaatttaGGGAAATTTTAAGTTGTTCTTTGAAATTTGAGATGTTCTTTTCCTATTTCATAGTCAAGGATAAATAAAGGTGAAGGTATTGAAGCATTTTCtccattgatatttattttaagtatttttctGAATGTATTGTGCATTTTACTGGCAGTCTTTTATTAGGATATAACAATAGACCTGTGCATGAGACCatgatttatcataattcaatgcaggttttttttttttgatgcaGGTTTTTATTGTTAGTTCTCATGACTACTTGTGGGAATGCTGTATTATCATCACTCACAACTTTATAATGATTTCAATAACATAATAATGTATTATTTGGTTCCAGATATGCAGTGGGTCTTTTGACAAGATGCTGAAAGTTTGGTCCGCTGGTGAGTTCTCATTAGCCTAAACATTTTGAAAGTATGTCAATGCGAGAGCTCCTAAATATGTATGTTTTGTTTAGATGGACTTTGCCATAAGTCTGAATTTGTAGAAATCAAATAAAGCTTTTAACTAagacaaaattttatttgcatGATTAAACCTCATGTATGGCATAAGTACAGGCatgttgaaataaatgaattgattaattTAATTAGATTTATTTGGTGATCTATATGGTATCAGTTTATTTCAATTGATGTGATGCATGTACACTCTTTCATTTAGTCAAGtgttactttatttcatttgatactAAAATGTTGCTTATCtttccaactttttttttttctctttaaaattcTATAATTCACTTGCTTTGTTCTCTCCCCTTAATTATAGTTCCAAGTTCAGGGGAAGAAGAACCACCAGAAATTCAGGAGCAACAGAAAAAGAGAGTACGGAGAGACGGTAGTGCACCAGTTATACGAgtaagtcagaaaaaaactaTTGGCATACCAAAGGGGGGGAGACGCCCCCATGGATAAGTATGAATAGTAAAGATATCAAAGTTTTTGGTTTTCGTACTATTTACGTTTATTGCATCTGACTACGTTTCAAAGCATTTAATGCATATTATCCTGTCAGATTCTTTTTTGCCTAAACACAATTTGTGAACTTTTTCAACTCTCCGCTGATTCTAGATGAAATGAGAACATGTTTGATGAAACCAAATGGTAGAAGACCAAACTGGGATAAGATCAAGTGACATGTCAGCTTATATTAGACACTGAATGCTAACTTTTATTTAGTACATCCTTAACAAAAAGCATTTTTTCTATACAAAAAGATTGCATTGATGTTCTATATGTCCAACTAACGAAAGGATCacatattgaattattttaacAGAAAGAGGTTAAAGCAACGAAATGagctttttaaaagaatttgtaTACTTTTAGCAATAAGTCAGAGAGTTAGAATATTCGTCCATCTTTTTGCAGACACCCATTGCAACACTTGACGGTCACAAGGAAGCAGTATCATCTGTGATATGGACAGGAAAGGATGAAGTGTGCAGTGCATCATGGGATCACACCATACAGATGTGGGATGTAGCACAGGGTTCAAACAAGTCAAATTTGGTATGTGAGTTACACATCTTCTCATGTTCTCTCTTTAATTTTGGAATGTGTGTTGCACCTCTTGTTATAGTCTTTCTTTAACAAGCCTGTGATATGTATTTATAGCATGTCTTATGTTTCTATGAACTTGAGATAAGTAAATTCCATATCTTCTTATGTTCTTTCTTTAAAATCGGTACACATGTTACACATCTTCTCATgttctttctttaattttggTATGTGTGTTACACCTCTTGTTAAAGTCTTTCTTAAACAAGCCTGTAATATGTATTTATAgcatttcttatgttttctatGAATTTGAGATAAGTAAATTCCACATCTTCTTACATTCTTTCTTTCACATGTTCTCCTCTTCTCATGTTCTTTCTCTAATGTTCTTTCTTTGATCTTGGTATTTGTGTTACACCTCTTTTATCTGACTTCTTTAGAGAGGGAACATATCATCACCGATGTTGCGTAGTCGGCCAACAGCGCGCAAAGCGAAAAATTAAGTTTCAAGAAAAACGCATTTGAAAACCTTGATTCACTCAAACTGTAATTTGGGAATAAAACATACTGTCTTAATTCAGCTCCTTTCTTTTGTCCATAAGATTTGCAAGAGAAATTTCTTGCATTACACCTAAGACATGGTGACTGAAAGCTGGATTATTTTCTCGCCGGCATTTGTTTGTTACTTTTCTCAGTTATGTAGGCATCACCTCTATTCCGTTTACACTTCACCAAAAAATTCCTGCTCTTGATCTCTTTGGGGTTAACATTCTCTGCTGCCTCATCACGTGGTTCACCATTAACATTGAAATTTTCGGGTCTGACTCTTGCTGCTGCTCTAGTGGCTCTACCTTGCGTATTTTCTGCTGTTTCATCATGATCTCCAACCCGTGCATTTCTTTCTGACACACCATGGTCTGCAATCGTCTCTTCTGTCATGTCATGGTCTCCCATCTCTACCTCTTCTTTGGTCACTTCATGGTCTCCAGACTTTGTTTCTTCTGTCATTCCATAGTCTCCCATTTTTACCTCATGCAGTCCAGACCTCTTTATTACAGAGGAAATTCTCACTTCTTGGAGGTTCTGTCCGAAGCCCATAGTTGAATCCAAGCGGATTTACCACCTCCTCGCCATGGACAACCCCCAGAGTAGTACCTGGCTCCCCTGCAGCTGTAGGTGCCGACATTGCGGGGACAGTTGGAGAAAGAGCTACCTGCATCACCTCTTGCTCCGCTACAGCTGTTCTGACTGTCTGAGGATGTACCTCTgtcgagaaaaaaaagagaaccaCAAAAAGAGAAATTACAATTTAATTAGATACATTTGCTAAACTATCAGTGCTTATAAAGTGTTTTTATAAATGGATTTTATCCTCCGGTACATGTAGCTATTATATTCTCATGATCTATGAAATTCAAGATATTGTCTTTTTGAATACTTAAAAACATGGGTTTTTTTTGCGGTGTCATGGTTGTGCTAGTTAAGTCTTCTGTTCAGTCCCACTCCCACTTTTTGCTGTTAGTTGGTTGTAGTTACTGCGCTCATATATCCGTTCATGCCATGCAGAGACAGGGACATCAATTATCTCCTCTATTGTGATAACAATTGCAATTTTTGGCAAGTATCTGCTCAATgtgacatgcataaaatttgtgCCATGCTATTGAACCTATGCTGTGTCCACGTACGCTGCGTCATCACGAACCAGCATTCAGCAAAGAAGCGCGCACTGACCGATTTCGTGAAACGAATTTGGAGTGTGTTGGTCTGAGGAGCGTCATCAAGAACTCAATTCAAAGAAGCGTGTCTGCTGACCGAGTTCGTGAAAACGGTATTTGGTCACTTGCTTGTGTCTGACAACTAATGTGACGTGCCGTATGACGAAACGAGACAAGATTAGGTCCTAAAATTTTGTAAAGTTGTAGACATCACTATAACTAACTAGCATCTGGTCAGaactcaaaatcaaaattttcaccaaatttggCTATTGGCCGACTTCGTGAAAATGGTGACGATATGTTAAACCACTTCCCTTGCTCTTCCTTTAAGCTTGTTGTGCATTATTTAGATTCTTTCTATTGACTCAATAGTTAAGTTATACCTCTCCTCACTGTCTTTCTCTTAACTTCATATTCTTGTTAACCTGTTTGTTGAAAAAACCCTTTACTAATTCCAGAAATAGAATGAGAAGAGTTGCAACACACATACCAAAGGCATATcatactatgtacatgtataaagaaacAAAGCTAGTCACTGTTGATTGTGAATGTCAGTTCAAATTTGCTGCTCAtggatcaattaaaaaaaaaattctctgttACTTGCAGCAGACCTGCTATTCATTGCAATAATTGTGATTGAGTTTGGAACCTAAAATAAACTTAGAATTGATTCCCAGTTTCTTTCAGTGTTTTCCTAACTTTATGCCAGTTCTATAGATATTTCATCgattaagaaataataataaataatattaataataattaataataattaataatattaataataattattaatattaatattaataagtaataatattaataataattaatattcttaCATTCTTTTAACACCCCAGACAGGTACAAAGGCATTCCTAAGTCTATCTCATTCTCCCTTGAACGGACTTCTAGCCAGCGGTAGTGTGGACAGACACGTTAGGTTATGGGACCCAAGAATCAAAGGTATGTCAAAATGTGTCTCACATTCGCGCAATTTGCCTCTTTATtgtgacataataataataataggcatttataattatattgcaTTATCTATCTAACAATAATCCATTCTTAAATGCATTATCAACATTACCCCAGCTCAGTGCATTTagggaattaatcctgctgggtgcccattcacctcacctgggttgagcgcagcacaaagtgggtaaatttcttgcggAAGGAAAACTCGCCACGGCTTTGATTCAAACCCACATATCTCTGATTGAGAGATGAGAGTCGTATCCACtagcagacc includes these proteins:
- the LOC121426542 gene encoding ribosome biogenesis protein WDR12-like — encoded protein: MAASTSMNVAVGSHLQARFFTKQKRFLVSNTPFSVPASVGVAELSSLINKLLNEDKAEEDIENVEFDFLIDGEFLRVTLAAHLEVKQISTETVVDIEYVVKQTAPEPVGSILHDDWVSCIHSFGERILTGCYDNGVRLWGRNGDNIATLQYHTDPVKCVRWIKSGDPVSLLVSGSHDQTLIIWEWNESERKSKPLHVCKGHAKSVDTVDVDQSQTRICSGSFDKMLKVWSAVPSSGEEEPPEIQEQQKKRVRRDGSAPVIRTPIATLDGHKEAVSSVIWTGKDEVCSASWDHTIQMWDVAQGSNKSNLTGTKAFLSLSHSPLNGLLASGSVDRHVRLWDPRIKDGAVVKSSLTHHTGWVSSVSWSPSNQNQLLSGSYDKALKLWDIRSPKAPLFNMTGLDEKILTVDWSIPDLLLCGGADNCLHMFSTSEALSSETSSDVNKAD